TTCGCTAGTTTAGTTATCACCAAAACAAGGGCATAACTCCACACACCGCAGGGGGTAACTGAGGATGGCAATGGGTATTCATGGGAGATGGTATTTGGTCATACCCTGACCTAAAAATATAGTAGGAAGGTCGTATATGGTAACACAAAGATTGGCTTTGTTTATTTTAATGAGCAATTAACTCCTAAGatatatcttatttatttagaaaaaagaTTTCAATAACTTCTCTAGATAAAAGGAATGATTATCTATTATTAAAGTGAAACTACACTAAGAGGTAATTATCTATACTATTATGtcttttcataattaaaaatattttttaacaaaacgctttttataattaaaaaaatattaggtgatgttttatctttttacaatatttttttttttacaaaactTTAGTGACATTTTGTGCAACactaaaataattgaatattctTGTATTTCACATTAAAATTatccatataaaaaaaaaattagccacaATTATAAATATACAAAACTACAAATTCAACAATATTATAAGTAGAGGCATTTTAGTAACTTCACCTTTTACGAGTATTTGGTAAATCTATACGAGATATTAAATTCTAACTCCGTTTCTATCTCTGTCTCCGTTTATTCACAGGATAGGTTCCTTTTTTTGAGGATTTTGTGGATTTCCGTTACTCCCGTTGCGGATAATATCCTTAAATACTTATTTACGGGTATTTTAGCTAATTGCTATCCCTGAAAGTAGGGGTGGCAAGCGGgaaagcccgccccgccccgccccatTCCGCCAGAAGCCCGCTCTTTGGCGGGctggcccgccccgccccgcctagtGAGACGGTCCTAGAATCCTAACCCGCCCCGCCTAACTGCGGGCTGGTGGGCTGGCGGGTTAAGCCCGCCAaagctcctctttttttttttttactattaactactaagtaatatatataatttcacaaccatattaataaatttataatttttaatggcataaaaaattatattttttatattcacaaacattaaagtctttgtaattataaatatctaataaatataattataaaccaaattttcattcaaaatataagtataaatattctctccaaagcaaaataaatataatccaaaacataattataaatattgtctccaaaataacataaacataattcaaaacacTTAATTTTTATCATCATACTCTTGTAAGTTAGGTTGGGGGAAGTTAGGTATTGgcaaaaaaattgcaaaaatacCCCCTCACTAATAAAAACCTTAGCCcggcggggaagcccgccccgccccgccaaagcccGCCAAAACCCGCGGTTTAAACGGTGCAGGTTAGGCGGGCTTTTGCTATTTGGCGGTTCCGATTTTCCAGCCCAGCCCgccttttttggcgggttacgcGGGCCGGCTCGGCGAATTTAGGCCCGTTTGCCACCCTTACCTGAAAGTAATAATCTACTCTATAAATACTTTTAACATTGTCTACTAAAATTCTTGCCGACTAAAGAGTCTAAGTCTTTTATAGATACTCCCATCACTGTTAAGGTAGGGACGAAAGAGCTCTCACAAAGGGGTTTAGACCTTGACATGCAGGTCTATTTCTCCTATTTTTTGTTTCAGTTAACACTTATAACAAACATGTTCAAGGATTTTTATTAGGAAAATGCAAATTCTACCGTTCAAAACAACCAACTACATTCAAAAAGTTCCAATCGCCCTCACTTAACAAACAAAAGACGCAccctatttttaattttttttgtgggTGGGCAGTGTTCAACCACTTAAATATTGTTTAGACATGGCAAGAGGAACACATTCACATGcatagaaaaggaaaagaaaaatactaaatataaattaatgagGGAAGAGATTGATTGTTAAAttgaaattgagaaaataaaataatgcatAGCTGGAACTTCTGTTTGTGTAATTGACTACTCATACCTTTGATTTCAATTATACGGAATACGGTCCTTTCCTTGAGGTACCCTTTCATTCATTGCCCATTATCCGAGCAATTATCACATATGTTTCTTCAGTTTTAGAATTCAGACCTAAGTTCATATTTAGGTTGTACGTGTTAACAGCAACGCTATATAGCCTTAGCGAAGAGCATTGTTATGTACCATAAATTCAATGACGGGAATCACGGtagaaaatataaaactaaGAATAAAACAAATCCGTATCAACAATACTGATAAAAGAAACAAGACCAACACTTTCGCACCAAACATGCAATTGTTTATACAAAAGTCAAATGGAATATTTCATACAGAAGTCACATTAATAATGTAAACTATTAACAGTTTGAGTACATGCAGTCTGTGAACATTATTCTAAGAAGTTGAAGCACTCTAAAATATAGTGAAATACACACAAATAACAACACTCATCTATAAACTATAAGTCAGTGCCTCAATTCGGATTATGTACagttaaggaaaaaaaaaaagaacaagatGGTTATTTCCAGGAATATAGAATCCTCTCATGCGTTCCCATGCGATATTACTACGTATGATCTCtcaatatattaatttaaaagtgAAATCCaaataaatcatttttttttccttttcttcatctGCAACtatgaaaatcaaataaaattttagatcaaTGTATTTGGAAAAAGGattgatataaaaatataccaaaTTTTTATAGGGGCAGATAAGTGGACTAAAAATGAGTGAGAAATCATAGGTAACAAGCTCACTTGAAAATTTGATGTGAAGATCCATACCCTTATTTTTCTTCCTTCTCTAATCTCTGCCAACCTTAAGTCTCCTGGATACATGTATTTTATGTCATCTTGGTCCGGAAAGTTCCATTGCTTGGGCAAGCAATGAAGAGTCATCAGTGAGATCGGAGTATCGCTCGGAAGAAGAGAGTTCATTCCCTCTGCTTCGAGTCGACTCTGCTGTCTGTGATGCCTCCCATTTCTCAGCAAGACCATCTCCTTCAAGCATCCTAACTACCTCAGACATCTTTGGCCTATGGCTTGGAAGGTATTGAGTGCATAACAAAGCTACTTGAACAATCTCATCAAGCTCAATCCTGTCATAGTTGTTCTTCAGTTCCTTGTCAACTAGCAAGTCTATTTTCTTCTCTAGATGGATCTTCTTCACCTGTATATCAATCATAGTCATACTCATACATACTTCATTTAGCTAAAGAATGCAATATTCATATACATAAATAGTGGTCTAAATGTAATTTTCTTCCATATAGTAAcgttaaaatattattttagtccccattattattccttttagTACAATTTGTGTTCTACGATTTGGATTATTATAATTGTcaaatttcaaaacaaaaataaatggTATATAAATAAAGCAAGAGAAGATAAAGGAAGCAAATGTATTTGGCTGACCCAATCAAGCATAGCTCCTTTCTGATTTGCTGCTTTGCCAAATTCAAGGGCTCTTTGGCCAGAAATGAGCTCAAGAAGAAGGATTCCAAAGCCAAAGACATCAGTTTTCTCAGAGGACTGACCAGTTGAGAGATACTCAGGGGCTATGTGCCCTACAGTCCCTCTAACGGCCGTTGTCACGTGCGAGTCGCGGTGATCCAACAACTTTGCCAGTCCAAAATCTCCTACAACTGCCTCACAGTAATCATCCAGCAAGATGTTTGCAGCTTTCACATCCCTATGAATAATCTTTGGATCACACTGCTCATGCAGATATAGCAATCCTCTTGCAGCTCCTATTGCTATTCTCTTCCTTGTACCCCAATCCAGGCCTGGCTTCACTGTATCCACCGTCAGAAACGTTCATAATTCATATTTGTGTTAGTCACCGTATTTAACATTCAAATTAACTTGGATGCATAACTAGGAGTCACTCAAATAAAAatgtctaaaatatttttttttaattttttttaataattaaaatttaacacatataatcaattaaattgttacttttatcaaaattaagtcacataaattaatttgactaaaaatataatgaatcaaattttgaattaatctaaattaatattattttttataaaaaatgactataatacctttattatagaaaattacgaaatattcttattatatatattaattttgaaaattctaaattctagcTCTTTATTTTTATGTCGTCATAGGGTTAAGATTTAgagtttttaaaaatatatatataatatgagtattttaattattttttataataaaaatattatagtgATTTTTAGATTTAgagtttttatatatatatatatatatatatatatatatatatatatatatattaaaaataatagaaggCTAGTCCCTTACTGGTAACCATATAAGAAGTCTATCTGCTAATAGAAGGCTAGTCCTGTTTGTAAAAGAAATCTTATAACGACACTGGCGATAGATTATATCCATTCTAAAAGGTTAGTAGGAACTATTACTTTTTATCAATATTAGCTAATAgtttgagtcaatattttattttcatattattaaaatttaaaatttaaaattttatataaaaatatttttgttgattaaatgttggataaaaataataaattttgttatttatttaaaattatatatatattaacattctaaaaggttatatatatattacaacaATTATTATGTgtatacaaaaatttaattatcaaattaattattaatataaaatatatattaaaatataaaataaatattaaaaataattaaataatatatgtattcatatttaaatatataataattaatttaatagctGCACATAGTATTTTTGATATTctaaagtttaattattctgttagttattacagtttttcaaaattttcaattaggtccttatattttttttctttttaattgggttcttacactaattttttttcaattgagtctctatacttttttttatttgagtctcagcaccaagttttttttaattgggttctTATATAATAAAGTCAATTATAGACCCAATTGAAAATTTTGTGAAATTACAGaaaccaacagagtaattaaaccaatTCCAAATATGTATTTTCATGTTGTTTTAAGAGAAGTTCAAAAAGTGGTACACATAATTACTGAGTGAAAGATGGCGAGTACCTTTAAGACGGTAGGCGACACTGCCGTTGGACATGTAGGGGTAAACCAAGAGCCTCTCCGTTGCTGTCATGCAAAATCCATAAAGGCGAAGGAGATTCCGGTGGACAGCTAAGCTGATCATCTCAACTTCTGTCTGGAATTGGATCTCACCACCAATGGCATTACCATCTTTCAGCCTCTTCACTGCTATGGCTGTACCATCTGGAAGGTACCCTTTGTACACATTTCCAAAACCACCTTTTCCAACCAAGTTCTTGCTGCTGAAGTTGTTTGTTGCAACTTGAAGTTCTCTGAAATTGAATTTCTTCAGGTTCCCTAGGCAAACCTCTTCATGCTGTTGTTCTGAAACTTTTACAGAACGAGTTAAAAAGAGAAGAATACATTATGACCGGTGATTACTcatgtgaaaatgaagaataaGTATCattagataattaaataatttaatatgtttCGCTAAATTTACGTCTAACAGTTCTCATTATCATCTTCAAGAGTATTCACGAACATAGGTCTACCAAGTAACAAGTGATTAAAAGAGAAGTATTTAGTATatgtttttttgttttacttatttttattgttttttaatcaaaattttgtaaataataaaaaaataaaagtttgtgttctaattttatttcatatctttacttttttattataaaattctaaaattggaaacaataaaaatcaaaataaaaatataaaaactgaGTATTATATTCCTAAAACacatttaatatatatatattctctaagaaaatttatttttcattcaattttatcaaaattgaagTCATTTTTTCAATACTTTAGATAGTTCATAGTTGAAACTGGACAAAATTttcaatgtaaaaaaaaaaaaaaagtaaaagcgACTACTATACCGAATGAGAaaagtataaattaaaaaatataaattatcaTCTTATTcctataaataaaaataaaaaatttaaattgcttTTGTAGTAATAATTCATAAATTTGTTCTAGAAGC
The genomic region above belongs to Arachis stenosperma cultivar V10309 chromosome 5, arast.V10309.gnm1.PFL2, whole genome shotgun sequence and contains:
- the LOC130982279 gene encoding protein NSP-INTERACTING KINASE 2 isoform X2 — its product is MEKRQGNIAFFLLAFFLCFFMWTSSVTALLSSKGVNYEVVALIDLKSNLKDPRNVLSNWDDNAVDPCSWAMVSCSADRFVVTLAIPSQNLSGTLSPSIGNLTNLQTVLLQENNITGPIPSEIGRLQKLETLDLSENSFIGQLPDTLSHMNGLHYLRLNNNSFYGAIPSSLADMSQLAFLDISYNNLSGPVPRINAKSFNIVGNPQICNSNGLEQHCFKTTLIPSAINSSQDSQSSNGPKSHKMALAVASSLSCICLLILGFGFLLWWRQRYNKQIFFDVNEQQHEEVCLGNLKKFNFRELQVATNNFSSKNLVGKGGFGNVYKGYLPDGTAIAVKRLKDGNAIGGEIQFQTEVEMISLAVHRNLLRLYGFCMTATERLLVYPYMSNGSVAYRLKVKPGLDWGTRKRIAIGAARGLLYLHEQCDPKIIHRDVKAANILLDDYCEAVVGDFGLAKLLDHRDSHVTTAVRGTVGHIAPEYLSTGQSSEKTDVFGFGILLLELISGQRALEFGKAANQKGAMLDWVKKIHLEKKIDLLVDKELKNNYDRIELDEIVQVALLCTQYLPSHRPKMSEVVRMLEGDGLAEKWEASQTAESTRSRGNELSSSERYSDLTDDSSLLAQAMELSGPR
- the LOC130982279 gene encoding protein NSP-INTERACTING KINASE 2 isoform X1, with amino-acid sequence MEKRQGNIAFFLLAFFLCFFMWTSSVTALLSSKGVNYEVVALIDLKSNLKDPRNVLSNWDDNAVDPCSWAMVSCSADRFVVTLAIPSQNLSGTLSPSIGNLTNLQTVLLQENNITGPIPSEIGRLQKLETLDLSENSFIGQLPDTLSHMNGLHYLRLNNNSFYGAIPSSLADMSQLAFLDISYNNLSGPVPRINAKSFNIVGNPQICNSNGLEQHCFKTTLIPSAINSSQDSQSSNGPKSHKMALAVASSLSCICLLILGFGFLLWWRQRYNKQIFFDVNVSEQQHEEVCLGNLKKFNFRELQVATNNFSSKNLVGKGGFGNVYKGYLPDGTAIAVKRLKDGNAIGGEIQFQTEVEMISLAVHRNLLRLYGFCMTATERLLVYPYMSNGSVAYRLKVKPGLDWGTRKRIAIGAARGLLYLHEQCDPKIIHRDVKAANILLDDYCEAVVGDFGLAKLLDHRDSHVTTAVRGTVGHIAPEYLSTGQSSEKTDVFGFGILLLELISGQRALEFGKAANQKGAMLDWVKKIHLEKKIDLLVDKELKNNYDRIELDEIVQVALLCTQYLPSHRPKMSEVVRMLEGDGLAEKWEASQTAESTRSRGNELSSSERYSDLTDDSSLLAQAMELSGPR